A genomic stretch from Candidatus Latescibacterota bacterium includes:
- a CDS encoding MATE family efflux transporter — protein sequence MEQVEQPGLAVAEPSIIVPGVAAGSMAEAWRLAYPTVIGMFSATLMWTVDTILLGHVGKVPLAAAGFGGVLVWTLYTFFVGTVQGVNTFVAQAKGAGRPHDCALFAWQGLWVAVGATGLLALLYWQMPRILALAGPEAAVEAECLRYVRARMLGAPFLLATFAFHSFFRGVGDMKTPMVIVIIANLLNIGLDLLLIFGAGPVPALGALGAGLATSASDFSAALMGLALFLRPAVNAVYGSARRAAAAFQPAPLLRLLRVGAPIGGQFFLDMGSFTIFMAIMGRLGTDELAASQIGIQLLSFSFMPANGISKAATTMVGQYLGAGRAALAARCGWVTLRMNLVYSLVVAAVFLLARRHLFTLFNDDPGVVAAGLAIVPLLAIFQILDAVQMTFSNALQGAGDTRFPLLVILLGSYVVFLPLALLLAYRLEMGIVGGWLGEVVAFGLIASLLTWRFRAGRWQSLRV from the coding sequence ATGGAGCAGGTCGAGCAACCCGGGCTCGCGGTGGCGGAGCCCAGCATCATCGTGCCGGGCGTGGCGGCCGGCTCGATGGCCGAGGCCTGGCGGCTCGCCTATCCCACCGTGATCGGCATGTTCTCGGCCACGCTCATGTGGACGGTGGACACCATCCTGCTCGGCCACGTGGGCAAGGTGCCCCTGGCCGCCGCCGGCTTCGGCGGCGTGCTGGTCTGGACTCTCTACACCTTCTTCGTCGGCACCGTGCAGGGCGTGAACACCTTCGTCGCGCAGGCCAAGGGGGCGGGACGTCCCCACGACTGCGCGCTCTTCGCCTGGCAGGGCCTCTGGGTGGCCGTGGGCGCCACGGGCCTCCTGGCGCTGCTCTACTGGCAGATGCCGCGCATCCTCGCGCTCGCCGGCCCCGAGGCCGCGGTGGAGGCCGAGTGCCTGCGCTACGTGCGCGCGCGCATGCTGGGCGCGCCCTTCCTGCTGGCCACCTTCGCCTTCCACAGCTTCTTCCGGGGCGTGGGCGACATGAAGACGCCCATGGTCATCGTGATCATCGCCAACCTGCTGAACATCGGCCTCGACCTGCTGCTGATCTTCGGCGCCGGTCCGGTGCCGGCCCTGGGGGCGCTGGGCGCCGGGCTGGCCACGTCGGCGTCGGACTTCAGCGCCGCCCTGATGGGGCTCGCGCTCTTCCTGCGGCCCGCGGTGAACGCGGTCTACGGAAGCGCGCGGCGCGCCGCCGCGGCCTTCCAGCCGGCGCCGTTGCTGCGCCTGTTGCGCGTGGGCGCGCCCATCGGCGGGCAGTTCTTCCTCGACATGGGGTCCTTCACCATCTTCATGGCGATCATGGGGCGCCTGGGCACCGACGAGCTCGCCGCCAGCCAGATCGGCATCCAGCTGCTCAGCTTCTCGTTCATGCCCGCCAACGGCATCTCCAAGGCGGCCACCACCATGGTGGGGCAGTACCTGGGCGCGGGACGCGCGGCCCTGGCCGCGCGCTGCGGCTGGGTGACACTGCGCATGAACCTGGTCTACTCGCTGGTGGTGGCCGCGGTGTTTCTGCTGGCGAGGCGTCACCTGTTCACGCTCTTCAACGACGATCCCGGCGTCGTGGCCGCAGGACTCGCGATCGTGCCCCTGCTGGCGATCTTCCAGATCCTCGACGCGGTGCAGATGACCTTCAGCAACGCCCTCCAGGGCGCCGGGGACACGCGCTTCCCGCTGCTGGTGATCCTGCTGGGCTCCTACGTGGTCTTCCTGCCGCTGGCCCTGCTGCTGGCCTATCGCCTGGAGATGGGCATCGTCGGCGGGTGGCTGGGCGAGGTGGTGGCCTTCGGGCTGATCGCCAGCCTGCTGACCTGGCGCTTCCGCGCCGGCCGCTGGCAGTCGCTACGGGTGTAG
- a CDS encoding T9SS type A sorting domain-containing protein codes for MSKALGLAAAILLLAIPALAVDCFDYASGDTPPAYGAVSVPGHGGHVRVAGNTAIVVFSYPYEELALVIETYDIHDPNNITQLGSLTGFAAAGISEFSNLSIVNGHAFFNSPFTWCAVDITDPANPVLDFAISGLDPGTSTVDGDVGYLTRGGGIVEAWDLSDPQTPQPLGSVAMPNGLAGAMLKIGDYLYVDAGDITLLDASDPANLQVYTSLGAVGAVNKMLHWGDRLFYVGDDTNLHSLDVSDPSAPVATAVSVAPRAGAHSYCADMAVSGTTLYVSDYIGVSVYDISDVDDPQPIGAFGTVEQMTWSVAVSDAALFSFGRTSPVHVGYLDCGSITAVEPAAPARAQIAAYPNPFNPRTEIQVELPAAQRAVVSIHDAQGRRLRTLFAGELPAGASTFTWDGTDDAGRGLSSGVYSLSVDGASAAGSTRLVLLR; via the coding sequence ATGTCCAAGGCGCTCGGCCTCGCCGCAGCCATTCTTCTCCTCGCCATTCCCGCCCTTGCCGTCGACTGCTTCGACTACGCGTCCGGCGACACGCCGCCCGCGTACGGTGCGGTCAGCGTGCCCGGCCACGGGGGACACGTCCGCGTGGCCGGCAATACGGCCATCGTCGTCTTCTCGTATCCCTACGAGGAACTGGCGCTGGTGATCGAGACCTACGACATCCACGACCCGAACAACATCACGCAGCTCGGATCCCTGACAGGATTCGCCGCTGCGGGCATCTCGGAGTTCAGCAACCTGTCGATCGTGAACGGCCACGCGTTCTTCAACTCGCCCTTCACCTGGTGCGCGGTGGACATCACCGATCCTGCCAACCCGGTTCTGGACTTCGCGATCAGTGGCCTGGACCCCGGCACGAGCACCGTGGATGGCGACGTCGGTTACCTCACGCGGGGTGGGGGGATCGTCGAAGCCTGGGACCTCTCAGATCCCCAGACTCCCCAGCCGCTAGGTTCCGTGGCGATGCCCAACGGGCTCGCCGGGGCCATGCTCAAGATCGGCGACTATCTCTACGTCGATGCTGGGGACATTACGCTCCTGGACGCCAGCGATCCCGCCAATCTCCAGGTCTACACCTCGCTCGGTGCGGTCGGAGCGGTGAACAAGATGCTGCACTGGGGGGACCGCCTGTTCTACGTAGGCGACGACACCAACTTGCACTCCCTGGACGTCTCGGATCCCTCGGCGCCGGTGGCGACGGCAGTGAGCGTCGCGCCGCGCGCCGGTGCGCACAGCTACTGCGCGGATATGGCGGTCAGCGGCACGACACTCTACGTCTCCGATTACATCGGCGTGAGCGTCTACGACATCAGCGACGTCGACGACCCGCAGCCCATCGGCGCCTTCGGCACCGTCGAGCAGATGACCTGGTCCGTGGCGGTCAGCGACGCCGCGCTCTTTTCCTTCGGCCGGACGAGCCCGGTGCACGTCGGCTATCTCGACTGCGGCAGCATCACCGCCGTGGAGCCGGCCGCGCCGGCGAGGGCGCAGATCGCGGCCTACCCAAACCCCTTCAACCCACGCACCGAGATCCAGGTGGAGCTGCCCGCGGCCCAGCGCGCGGTCGTCAGCATCCACGACGCCCAGGGCCGCCGCCTGCGCACCCTCTTTGCCGGCGAGCTGCCCGCGGGGGCGTCCACCTTCACCTGGGACGGCACGGACGACGCCGGCCGCGGCCTCAGCTCCGGCGTCTACAGCCTGAGCGTGGACGGCGCGAGCGCCGCCGGGTCCACCCGCCTGGTTCTGCTGCGCTAG
- a CDS encoding acetyl-CoA C-acetyltransferase, with translation MAELRDVVIVSAARTPIGSFLGALSGVPAPKLGSVAIRAVLERAGVKPDQVDECIMGCVLPAGVGQAPARQAALGAGLPESVECLTVNKVCGSGLKSVMLAAQAIAVGDADVIVAGGMENMSLVPHYALNSRGGTKMGDWTLKDGMVFDGLWDPYHDYHMGNAAELCARECKVDRASQDAFATESYRRAQTAIADGSFKAEIAPVSIPQRKGDPVVVDTDEEPGRVSFDRIPTLRPAFEKEGTVTAANASSINDGAAAVLVMSAEKAKALGLKPMVKLVAQASAAQAPEWFTTAPAKAIEKALKKAGLTAKDIDLFEINEAFAVVSLANNQLLGLDASKVNVRGGAVALGHPIGASGTRVLTTLLYAMKDKGAKRGLASLCIGGGEAATLIVEAV, from the coding sequence ATGGCTGAGCTCCGCGACGTGGTCATCGTCTCCGCTGCCCGTACTCCCATCGGTTCGTTTCTCGGCGCGCTGTCCGGCGTGCCCGCGCCCAAGCTGGGCTCGGTGGCGATCCGCGCCGTGCTCGAGCGTGCGGGCGTGAAGCCCGACCAGGTCGACGAGTGCATCATGGGCTGCGTGCTGCCGGCGGGCGTCGGTCAGGCCCCGGCGCGGCAGGCGGCGCTCGGCGCGGGCCTGCCCGAGTCCGTGGAGTGCCTCACCGTCAACAAGGTCTGCGGCAGCGGCCTCAAGAGCGTGATGCTGGCGGCCCAGGCCATCGCCGTGGGCGACGCGGACGTCATCGTGGCCGGCGGCATGGAGAACATGAGCCTCGTGCCGCACTACGCCCTGAACTCCCGCGGGGGCACGAAAATGGGCGACTGGACGCTCAAGGACGGCATGGTCTTCGACGGCCTCTGGGACCCCTACCACGACTACCATATGGGCAACGCGGCCGAGCTCTGCGCCCGCGAGTGCAAGGTCGATCGCGCCAGCCAGGACGCGTTCGCCACGGAGAGCTACCGGCGCGCCCAGACGGCCATCGCCGACGGCTCGTTCAAGGCCGAGATCGCGCCGGTGAGCATCCCTCAGCGCAAGGGCGACCCCGTGGTCGTGGACACCGACGAGGAGCCCGGCCGCGTGAGCTTCGACCGCATCCCCACCCTGCGCCCGGCCTTCGAGAAGGAGGGCACGGTGACGGCGGCCAACGCCAGCAGCATCAACGACGGCGCCGCGGCCGTGCTCGTGATGAGCGCCGAGAAGGCCAAGGCCCTCGGCCTCAAGCCGATGGTCAAGCTCGTCGCCCAGGCCAGCGCGGCCCAGGCGCCCGAGTGGTTCACCACGGCGCCGGCCAAGGCCATCGAGAAGGCGCTGAAGAAGGCGGGCCTGACGGCGAAGGACATCGACCTCTTCGAGATCAACGAGGCCTTCGCCGTCGTGTCCCTTGCCAACAACCAGCTCCTGGGCCTGGACGCGAGCAAGGTGAACGTGCGGGGCGGCGCGGTGGCCCTGGGGCATCCCATCGGGGCCAGCGGCACGCGCGTGCTCACCACGCTGCTCTACGCCATGAAGGACAAGGGCGCGAAGCGCGGCCTCGCGAGCCTCTGCATCGGCGGCGGCGAGGCGGCCACCCTGATCGTCGAGGCCGTCTAG
- a CDS encoding class II fructose-bisphosphate aldolase, with product MSTSSAASLRAELATGYRVDDRNDLHVIDEAWCRREAAPRLARAAALAAEPEVRAAAHADARALAAALGAWPASIAPLYAAMGRGEVDGLTVPAVNVRGLSYETAAALFEAALATDAGAFIFEIARTEIGYTDQPPAEFVAVILCAAVAAGYRGPVFVQGDHVQVRPSAYAEDPERELAAVEALIAEEIAAGFYNIDVDTSTLVDLSQPTLDAQQRLNYALAARLTARIRALEPEGVSVSVGGEIGEVGTANSTVDEFEAYMAGYARELERLAPGAVGISKISVQTGTSHGGVPLADGSVANVQLDFGVLESIGGRARGTYGLSGAVQHGASTLPAELFHRFPASCCSEIHLATGFQNLVFGHPDFPAELLAAIDRHLHDARGAERKPGDSDQQFVYKLRKKAWGPFKRQLWDLPADLRATLRAALREQFVFLMRQLGAAGSGALVRSCVHAPRSSRQPAPAGRESRG from the coding sequence GTGAGCACGAGCAGCGCCGCCTCCCTGCGGGCCGAGCTGGCCACCGGCTATCGCGTTGACGACCGGAACGATCTCCATGTGATCGACGAGGCCTGGTGCCGCCGCGAGGCGGCGCCACGCCTGGCCCGCGCGGCCGCGCTGGCGGCCGAGCCCGAGGTCCGCGCCGCCGCCCATGCCGATGCGCGCGCCCTGGCGGCCGCCCTCGGCGCCTGGCCCGCGTCCATCGCGCCGCTCTACGCGGCCATGGGCCGCGGCGAGGTGGACGGGCTCACCGTGCCGGCGGTGAACGTCCGCGGGCTCAGCTACGAGACGGCCGCCGCCCTGTTCGAGGCGGCGCTCGCCACGGACGCCGGCGCCTTCATCTTCGAGATCGCGCGCACGGAGATCGGCTACACCGACCAGCCGCCGGCGGAGTTCGTGGCCGTGATCCTCTGCGCCGCGGTGGCCGCGGGCTATCGTGGGCCCGTCTTCGTGCAGGGCGATCACGTGCAGGTGCGGCCGAGCGCCTACGCCGAGGACCCCGAGCGAGAGCTCGCCGCGGTGGAGGCCCTGATCGCCGAGGAGATCGCCGCGGGCTTCTACAACATCGACGTGGACACCTCCACGCTGGTGGATCTCTCCCAGCCCACACTGGACGCCCAGCAGCGCCTCAACTACGCGCTCGCGGCGCGGCTCACGGCGCGCATCCGCGCGCTGGAGCCGGAGGGCGTGAGCGTCTCGGTGGGCGGCGAGATCGGGGAGGTCGGCACGGCGAACTCCACCGTCGACGAGTTCGAGGCCTACATGGCCGGCTACGCGCGCGAGCTGGAACGGCTGGCGCCGGGCGCGGTCGGCATCAGCAAGATCAGCGTGCAGACGGGCACCAGCCACGGCGGCGTGCCGCTCGCCGACGGCTCCGTGGCCAACGTGCAGCTGGACTTCGGCGTGCTGGAGTCCATCGGCGGGCGCGCGCGCGGGACCTACGGCCTGAGCGGCGCGGTGCAGCACGGCGCGAGCACGCTGCCGGCCGAGCTGTTCCACCGCTTCCCGGCCAGCTGCTGCAGCGAGATCCACCTGGCGACGGGCTTTCAGAACCTCGTCTTCGGGCACCCCGACTTCCCCGCCGAACTGCTCGCCGCCATCGACAGGCACTTGCACGACGCGCGCGGGGCCGAGCGCAAGCCGGGCGACAGCGACCAGCAGTTCGTCTACAAGCTGCGCAAGAAGGCCTGGGGCCCGTTCAAGCGGCAGCTCTGGGATCTGCCCGCGGACCTGCGCGCCACGCTGCGGGCCGCGCTGCGCGAGCAGTTCGTCTTCCTGATGCGGCAGCTCGGGGCCGCCGGCAGCGGCGCGCTGGTGCGAAGCTGCGTCCACGCGCCCCGCTCGAGCCGGCAGCCCGCGCCGGCGGGACGGGAGTCCCGCGGGTGA
- a CDS encoding O-antigen ligase family protein: MSETAGLAGRLRALRPRFEAALDAVLLLGIFSMPFSIAVSQTALAVALVIAALALTAGWRPPRTGVELPAALFVGWALLDIAFSQIPAESLHHAKRFLLLPALWLYAGAAVRPGMARRLIAALGLGATGVAVVGIVQYLRGPGGLLGRADLVQGYMTAGGLMMLCGLSLVAFLVRLKDWRARLPLLPALMTVLVALVFTYTRNAWLGFGAGTLLLLLLQRPQAAPIFAVLAVLAVVVAPASFRARMLSSFNPEHRTNVQRVIMWKTGWRMLQDHPLTGVGDLDLKAIYSDYHRGEDVEIKGHLHSNLAMFAAIWGWPGLLLALLFLVSLPWQLARRWRALRRLGERAPPLAAAWTLAALAVWLGFMVGGLFEWNFGDAEIALLLWTLMGLGLGPAAAAAEEGAR, encoded by the coding sequence GTGAGCGAGACGGCGGGCCTCGCCGGACGCCTGCGCGCGCTGAGACCTCGCTTCGAGGCCGCGCTCGACGCCGTGCTGCTGCTGGGCATCTTCAGCATGCCGTTCTCCATCGCGGTCTCGCAGACGGCGCTGGCGGTGGCACTCGTCATCGCCGCGCTCGCGCTGACCGCGGGCTGGCGCCCGCCGCGCACGGGCGTCGAGCTCCCCGCGGCGCTCTTCGTGGGCTGGGCCCTGCTCGACATCGCCTTCTCGCAGATCCCCGCGGAGAGCCTCCACCACGCGAAGCGCTTCCTGCTGCTGCCTGCGCTCTGGCTCTACGCCGGCGCCGCCGTCAGGCCGGGCATGGCCCGGCGCCTGATCGCCGCGCTCGGCCTCGGCGCGACCGGCGTGGCCGTGGTGGGCATCGTGCAGTACCTGCGCGGGCCGGGCGGGCTGCTCGGGCGCGCGGATCTGGTGCAGGGCTACATGACCGCCGGCGGCCTCATGATGCTCTGCGGCCTGAGCCTGGTGGCCTTTCTCGTCCGCCTCAAGGACTGGCGCGCGCGCCTGCCGCTGCTGCCGGCGCTGATGACGGTGCTCGTCGCGCTGGTCTTCACCTACACGCGGAACGCCTGGCTCGGCTTCGGCGCCGGCACGCTGCTGCTGCTCCTGCTGCAGCGGCCCCAGGCGGCGCCGATCTTCGCGGTGCTGGCGGTGCTCGCGGTGGTCGTGGCCCCGGCCAGCTTCCGGGCGCGGATGCTCTCCTCGTTCAATCCGGAGCACCGCACCAACGTCCAGCGCGTGATCATGTGGAAGACCGGCTGGCGGATGCTCCAGGACCATCCGCTCACGGGCGTCGGCGACCTGGATCTCAAGGCGATCTACAGCGACTACCATCGCGGCGAGGACGTGGAGATCAAGGGCCACCTGCACAGCAACCTCGCGATGTTCGCCGCGATCTGGGGCTGGCCGGGCCTGCTGCTGGCGCTGCTATTCCTCGTCTCGCTGCCCTGGCAGCTCGCCCGTCGCTGGCGCGCCCTGCGCCGGCTCGGCGAGCGCGCGCCGCCGCTCGCCGCGGCCTGGACCCTGGCCGCCCTCGCCGTCTGGCTCGGGTTCATGGTGGGCGGCCTCTTCGAGTGGAACTTCGGTGACGCGGAGATCGCCCTGCTGCTCTGGACCCTGATGGGCCTCGGCCTCGGACCGGCGGCCGCGGCCGCCGAGGAGGGGGCGCGATGA
- a CDS encoding GNAT family N-acetyltransferase, which produces MKNVEIADDLLCLRRARMSEAPQLARAVQDSLPELEAFLPWASADYDVRAARDFLDFSREQARDDRGLHLNIFSQDDGQLVGGIGLMLRPVNQSGELGYWVRSDRAGQGLATHAASLLLREAIGRLELRRIYLTCDVKNRASRRVAEKLGMRREGRLRGYFLVQGLARDHYLYALLAGEFRPAFAG; this is translated from the coding sequence ATGAAGAATGTCGAGATCGCCGACGACCTGCTCTGCCTCCGCCGCGCGCGCATGAGCGAGGCGCCGCAGCTTGCGCGCGCCGTGCAGGACAGCCTGCCCGAGCTCGAGGCCTTCCTGCCCTGGGCCTCCGCGGACTACGACGTCCGCGCCGCGCGCGACTTCCTCGACTTCTCCCGCGAGCAGGCGCGTGACGACCGCGGCTTGCACCTGAACATCTTCAGCCAGGACGACGGCCAGCTCGTCGGCGGCATCGGCCTCATGCTGCGCCCGGTGAACCAGAGCGGCGAGCTGGGCTACTGGGTGCGCAGCGACCGGGCGGGTCAGGGCCTGGCCACGCACGCCGCCAGCCTGCTGCTGCGCGAGGCCATCGGCCGGCTGGAGCTGCGGCGCATCTATCTGACCTGCGACGTGAAGAACCGCGCCAGCCGCCGCGTGGCCGAGAAGCTGGGCATGCGCCGGGAAGGGCGCCTGCGGGGCTACTTCCTGGTCCAGGGCCTGGCGCGGGATCACTACCTCTACGCGTTGCTGGCGGGCGAATTCCGCCCCGCCTTCGCCGGCTAG
- the msrA gene encoding peptide-methionine (S)-S-oxide reductase MsrA yields MNDTQHGRLETATLGGGCFWCLEAVFQELEGVQSVTSGYSGGDVRNPDYKDVCTGDTGHAEVVQILYDPAVLSYADILEVFFSVHDPTTKNRQGADVGTQYRSVIFTRNDEEKRIAEAAIAALDESGVWSKPVVTQVLPLVQFYPAETYHQDYYQRNSQQGYCQVVISPKLEKFRKKFHDRLK; encoded by the coding sequence ATGAACGACACGCAGCACGGCCGGCTGGAGACCGCCACCCTGGGCGGCGGCTGCTTCTGGTGCCTGGAGGCCGTCTTCCAGGAGCTGGAGGGCGTGCAGTCCGTGACCTCCGGCTACTCCGGCGGCGACGTGCGGAACCCCGACTACAAGGACGTCTGCACGGGCGACACCGGCCACGCCGAGGTGGTGCAGATCCTCTACGACCCGGCCGTGCTGAGCTACGCGGACATCCTCGAGGTGTTCTTCAGCGTGCACGACCCCACCACCAAGAACCGTCAGGGCGCGGACGTGGGCACGCAGTACCGGTCGGTGATCTTCACGCGCAACGACGAGGAGAAGCGCATCGCCGAGGCCGCCATCGCCGCGCTCGACGAGTCGGGCGTGTGGTCCAAGCCCGTGGTCACGCAGGTGCTGCCTCTCGTCCAGTTCTACCCGGCCGAGACCTATCACCAGGACTACTACCAGCGGAACTCGCAGCAGGGCTACTGCCAGGTGGTGATCTCGCCCAAGCTCGAGAAGTTCCGCAAGAAGTTCCACGACCGGCTCAAGTAG
- a CDS encoding carbohydrate kinase: MASVLCFGELLWDRLPGGPRLGGAPANVAHHLAQLGVEARLASCVGEDEDGERALAQLREAGVDVTLVARSPRLPTGRVIVATDTPGAPRYHIEAPAAWDAILATAALLEAAAGADAIVYGTLAQRAAPSREALAAALDAAPGALRLCDLNLRPPFADPDVVRASLARATVLKLNEDELAALSRLLDLPAGNALPGHLREGFALRRIYVTRGSGGASAFDGEGRTDRPTPPVAVADSVGAGDAFTSALLFGELAGREAGRILEDACALGAFVASRAGAMPAWPAALRARLLAESGGR, from the coding sequence ATGGCCTCCGTTCTCTGTTTCGGCGAGCTGCTCTGGGACCGGCTGCCCGGCGGCCCCCGTCTGGGCGGGGCGCCGGCCAACGTGGCGCATCATCTGGCGCAGCTGGGCGTCGAGGCGCGCCTGGCCAGCTGCGTGGGCGAGGACGAGGACGGCGAACGCGCGCTGGCCCAGCTGCGCGAGGCCGGCGTGGACGTCACCCTGGTCGCCCGCTCGCCGCGGCTGCCCACCGGGCGCGTCATCGTGGCGACGGACACGCCCGGCGCCCCCCGCTACCACATCGAGGCCCCCGCCGCCTGGGACGCGATCCTGGCCACGGCGGCGCTGCTGGAAGCCGCGGCGGGGGCGGACGCGATCGTCTACGGCACGCTGGCCCAGCGCGCGGCGCCGAGCCGCGAGGCCCTGGCGGCGGCGCTGGACGCGGCCCCCGGCGCGCTTCGCCTCTGCGACCTCAACCTGCGCCCTCCGTTCGCGGACCCCGACGTCGTGCGCGCGAGCCTCGCGCGCGCCACCGTGCTCAAGCTGAACGAGGACGAACTCGCTGCGCTGAGCCGCCTGCTCGACCTGCCCGCCGGCAACGCCCTGCCCGGCCACCTTCGCGAAGGCTTTGCGCTGCGGCGGATCTACGTCACGCGGGGCTCGGGCGGGGCGAGCGCCTTCGACGGCGAGGGGCGCACGGATCGCCCCACGCCGCCGGTGGCCGTGGCCGACAGCGTGGGCGCCGGCGACGCCTTCACGTCAGCCCTGCTCTTCGGGGAGCTCGCGGGGCGCGAGGCCGGCCGCATCCTCGAGGACGCCTGCGCGCTGGGCGCCTTCGTGGCCTCGCGGGCAGGCGCGATGCCCGCCTGGCCCGCGGCGCTGCGCGCGCGCCTGCTGGCCGAATCGGGTGGGCGCTAG